Proteins encoded together in one Dermacentor variabilis isolate Ectoservices chromosome 2, ASM5094787v1, whole genome shotgun sequence window:
- the LOC142571921 gene encoding growth arrest-specific protein 1-like produces the protein MTACHAALSALLLLVAAVACGRSSSSATPADNNEDAPQVRSCEEVQMRCAQRKGCGSALHAYLYQCNEVIQAGASQCPVPCQRALAALTSTDEGRGLSDCECGENAVCRKSKLRVEVCREAVEKLTAPGARIPCSVAFWMCEAEPQCGTALAYYYRYCRGAFHGKRCTPRCNNSLAILNRQPRSDTLRSCYCDGSEEFPCQKIRDRTDQLCYGRQEPSTTPKPTSAGTAVLPAGWPQLTLAVTLLLVAVATRCSPCSVSDVT, from the coding sequence ATGACTGCCTGTCACGCCGCTCTCTCGGCCCTGTTGCTGCTCGTGGCGGCGGTCGCCTGCGGCCGGTCGTCGTCCTCGGCCACGCCGGCGGACAACAACGAGGACGCGCCTCAGGTGCGTTCGTGCGAGGAAGTGCAGATGCGGTGTGCACAGCGCAAGGGCTGCGGCTCGGCGTTGCACGCCTACCTGTACCAGTGCAACGAGGTGATCCAGGCGGGCGCCTCGCAATGTCCCGTGCCCTGTCAACGCGCGCTGGCCGCGCTAACTTCGACGGACGAAGGCCGCGGCCTCTCCGACTGCGAGTGCGGCGAGAACGCCGTGTGCCGCAAGAGCAAGCTCCGCGTCGAGGTGTGCCGCGAGGCCGTGGAGAAACTGACCGCTCCGGGGGCGCGCATCCCGTGCAGCGTGGCCTTCTGGATGTGCGAGGCCGAGCCCCAGTGCGGTACGGCGCTCGCCTACTACTACCGCTACTGTCGCGGCGCGTTCCACGGCAAGCGGTGCACGCCGAGGTGCAACAACAGTCTGGCCATCCTCAACCGCCAGCCGCGATCGGACACGCTGCGCTCGTGCTACTGTGACGGCTCCGAGGAATTTCCCTGCCAGAAGATCCGCGACAGGACAGACCAGTTGTGTTACGGCAGGCAGGAACCATCCACGACACCCAAGCCCACTTCTGCGGGAACCGCTGTGCTTCCGGCCGGATGGCCACAGCTGACACTCGCAGTCACGCTGCTTCTCGTCGCTGTCGCTACGCG